From a single Asticcacaulis sp. MM231 genomic region:
- a CDS encoding integrase arm-type DNA-binding domain-containing protein — protein sequence MSLSDLTIKAAKPNSDKDYKLADGGALFLIISKSGSKLWRFRYRFMGKEKMLSLGSYPDVGLKAARERRDEAKKVLATGVDPSFERKRQSIAASILANSTFMGVAKEYIEKLEADGIAEATRKKTNWLASLLEKDLGSRPIAQIEPYEVVSALKKIEKRGNYESAKRARSFASRVFKFAIWTARAKVDPAADVGGALKSPKVVHRAAILTPEGLGGLLRDIEGFEGHMTTHAALRLSPHVFVRPGELRHAEWPEFDFDKCCWRIPASKMKMGIEHVVPLSRQSTAILLAIREITGEEKYVFPSIRTGDRPMSENTINVALRRLGYTSDEMTGHGFRSTASTLLNESGKWQPDAIEAALAHQDKNKVRSSYNRGQYWAERVAMAQWWSDYLDSLREGNSTKRRIA from the coding sequence ATGTCTCTCTCCGATCTAACAATCAAAGCAGCTAAGCCCAATTCAGACAAGGATTACAAACTTGCCGATGGGGGCGCCTTGTTCCTGATAATTTCTAAATCAGGGAGCAAACTGTGGCGGTTTCGCTACCGGTTTATGGGTAAAGAAAAAATGCTCAGTCTGGGCAGCTATCCAGACGTCGGTCTGAAGGCTGCAAGGGAGCGCCGCGACGAGGCTAAAAAGGTCCTTGCGACGGGCGTCGATCCGAGCTTCGAACGCAAGCGGCAATCGATCGCAGCCTCAATCCTAGCGAACAGTACGTTCATGGGTGTCGCCAAAGAATATATCGAAAAACTCGAAGCTGATGGTATCGCCGAGGCGACCAGAAAGAAAACGAATTGGTTGGCTTCGCTGTTGGAGAAAGACCTCGGGAGCCGTCCGATTGCACAAATTGAACCCTATGAAGTGGTCTCGGCCCTGAAGAAAATTGAAAAACGAGGCAATTACGAGAGCGCAAAACGTGCGCGATCTTTCGCAAGTCGCGTTTTCAAATTTGCCATATGGACGGCACGCGCCAAGGTTGACCCTGCGGCGGACGTCGGCGGTGCGCTAAAATCGCCTAAGGTCGTTCATCGCGCCGCTATCCTCACGCCAGAAGGACTGGGAGGGCTTTTGAGGGACATCGAAGGTTTTGAGGGGCACATGACGACCCATGCAGCTCTTCGCTTGTCTCCGCATGTCTTTGTGCGCCCTGGTGAACTCAGACATGCAGAATGGCCCGAATTTGATTTTGACAAGTGCTGCTGGCGGATACCGGCGTCGAAGATGAAGATGGGAATAGAGCACGTTGTCCCGCTTTCACGACAGTCTACGGCGATTTTGCTGGCGATCCGTGAAATCACGGGCGAGGAAAAATATGTATTCCCGTCAATTCGGACGGGCGATCGCCCCATGTCCGAAAATACAATAAACGTTGCACTACGCCGTCTTGGTTACACATCGGACGAAATGACCGGCCACGGCTTCAGAAGCACAGCCAGCACCTTGTTGAATGAATCGGGGAAGTGGCAGCCCGATGCGATTGAAGCCGCGTTGGCGCATCAGGACAAAAACAAGGTGCGAAGCAGTTACAACCGGGGCCAATATTGGGCTGAGCGAGTGGCTATGGCGCAATGGTGGTCAGATTATTTAGACAGTTTGCGCGAGGGAAACTCAACTAAAAGGCGGATCGCTTAA
- a CDS encoding caspase family protein codes for MTFRACLCALFAIAFMLTDSASADPEPDAGASELLEPNRFALIIGVGPKYTELGSLPRLENSCSEAHAVAEALRANYWTDVFELPCDATNDQIYEAIQKFKDKVNLTPRAFALIYYTGHGIQAGNKNYIFGANTDIDAVKLAAEAVATKRIRFDTTDPDTHQYVRNSVDIAEPFAHLESPYSKSVIILLDACRDNPIEEELHRVGIKVSYPTKVQKDAGVSYLFSTQDGTPSRTGVGKELSPFTAELIATLDQIRNSLAISKPVDTNNLIVFGTKVKSNVLRRTGYHQDPDWVNQIIDPPTYCIQGCPSARAEWDQNVAETIILGFGSTGAPPLARATRAHPKLMYVSNPSSKPVDGSVRLIKLNFQTAPASIQPVNKTAPPHTEPNDISLRPMNFDVFWCDGDPRSAARKDEALKIGQGLVERARSPFSLSGYRLGLVRVRSLPAAVNAKPGYRRSDTGIFVDSNNPAEKEWATMVMSDVNTTLRRHITTKQTKEYVSIVVCEGYKASDTLTTVYIQVAVKDQTIAAAQIGDKISETLSGIKVISGIQVVANSPDETVVRYFNAAQATSARQVSTELEGLLLHPVNATLIKGYKGALKGVPVMEVWFGKNDKALNSIVK; via the coding sequence ATGACTTTTCGCGCATGCCTTTGTGCTCTTTTCGCCATCGCCTTTATGCTTACTGACAGCGCCAGCGCCGACCCGGAACCAGACGCCGGCGCGTCTGAGTTGCTGGAGCCAAACCGGTTCGCACTCATTATCGGAGTTGGCCCAAAATACACGGAGTTGGGAAGCCTCCCAAGGCTGGAGAACTCCTGCAGCGAGGCTCACGCTGTAGCGGAAGCCTTAAGAGCGAACTATTGGACAGACGTGTTTGAACTACCTTGCGATGCCACGAATGATCAGATCTACGAAGCCATCCAGAAGTTTAAGGACAAGGTTAATTTGACACCGCGCGCTTTCGCTCTGATTTACTACACCGGCCATGGCATCCAGGCCGGCAATAAAAATTATATTTTCGGCGCGAATACCGATATCGACGCCGTCAAGCTAGCTGCCGAAGCCGTGGCGACAAAGCGGATCAGGTTTGATACGACCGACCCGGATACGCATCAGTACGTTCGAAACAGCGTCGATATCGCCGAGCCGTTTGCTCACCTGGAGAGCCCATACTCAAAATCTGTCATCATTCTGCTCGACGCGTGTCGAGACAATCCGATCGAGGAAGAGCTTCACAGAGTAGGGATAAAGGTGAGTTACCCGACAAAGGTCCAGAAGGATGCAGGGGTGAGCTACCTATTTTCCACTCAGGACGGCACGCCTTCACGAACAGGGGTGGGGAAAGAGTTGTCACCTTTTACAGCTGAATTGATCGCTACCCTGGATCAAATTCGAAATTCGCTCGCCATCTCCAAACCGGTAGACACCAACAACTTGATCGTGTTCGGTACGAAAGTAAAATCGAACGTATTGCGGCGAACAGGGTACCATCAAGATCCAGATTGGGTTAATCAAATAATTGATCCGCCAACCTACTGTATTCAGGGGTGTCCCAGTGCTCGCGCAGAATGGGATCAGAATGTCGCCGAGACGATCATTTTAGGCTTCGGCTCGACGGGCGCACCGCCATTGGCGCGGGCTACACGCGCTCATCCTAAACTCATGTATGTAAGCAATCCCTCCTCAAAACCAGTTGATGGGTCAGTGCGCCTGATCAAGTTGAACTTTCAAACAGCCCCGGCATCAATTCAACCAGTGAATAAAACGGCACCGCCCCATACTGAACCGAACGACATCAGTTTGCGGCCGATGAACTTTGACGTCTTCTGGTGTGACGGCGATCCAAGGTCCGCGGCCCGGAAAGATGAGGCCTTAAAGATTGGCCAGGGCCTCGTTGAACGGGCACGATCACCGTTCAGCTTATCTGGATATAGACTTGGTCTTGTCCGTGTTCGCTCCCTGCCAGCCGCAGTCAATGCCAAACCAGGCTATCGCCGGAGCGACACCGGAATCTTTGTTGATTCCAATAATCCGGCGGAAAAAGAATGGGCAACAATGGTTATGTCGGACGTCAACACGACTTTGAGACGTCATATCACCACAAAGCAAACGAAAGAATATGTCAGCATCGTCGTGTGCGAAGGTTACAAGGCCTCAGACACTCTGACCACAGTCTATATCCAAGTCGCAGTTAAAGACCAGACAATAGCGGCAGCACAAATTGGTGATAAAATCAGCGAAACACTTTCAGGGATTAAGGTCATCAGCGGTATTCAGGTGGTAGCAAATTCACCTGATGAGACGGTCGTGCGTTACTTCAACGCCGCACAAGCCACAAGCGCCCGGCAAGTGTCAACGGAACTGGAAGGCCTTTTGCTCCATCCGGTCAATGCAACTCTTATAAAGGGCTACAAGGGCGCACTAAAGGGTGTTCCTGTAATGGAGGTATGGTTCGGCAAAAACGACAAAGCTCTGAACTCGATCGTGAAGTGA
- a CDS encoding GH25 family lysozyme — protein MKVNIWASVCISAILSVTYGAHAQTVQYQDLMDDQSREQLAEYDLEVRGLQANKQVKSTFVFPADANDAVYGVDVSHHNGTVTWPTLAKSGVKFAYIKASQGAVYRDRTFSAHWSASRSAGIRHGAYHFLSAGVDGQAQAGNFLGYLKSVGGLKKDDLVPVLDMEWDVGTCADGSKTADRWDCPENKGKAGDVAAAWVEAVKQFTGKTPVIYTAKSWWDVHVGKDKRLQDVGIWIVDVNLQQDRKKDPVSVAKHPVRAWQFTSIATVEKQGFDANKLLDADFSNISFEQDVPVWPDAN, from the coding sequence ATGAAGGTCAATATTTGGGCGAGTGTATGCATAAGTGCTATTTTGTCAGTGACTTATGGCGCCCACGCGCAAACTGTTCAGTATCAGGATTTAATGGACGATCAATCGAGAGAGCAACTGGCTGAGTACGACCTTGAGGTGCGCGGTTTACAAGCCAATAAACAGGTGAAAAGCACCTTTGTGTTCCCTGCCGATGCGAATGATGCGGTTTATGGCGTTGACGTGTCACACCACAACGGCACAGTGACTTGGCCAACCCTAGCCAAGTCTGGCGTCAAGTTTGCCTACATAAAAGCTAGCCAAGGTGCTGTATATCGCGACCGCACTTTTTCCGCACATTGGTCGGCATCTCGCTCGGCCGGTATCCGGCACGGCGCCTATCATTTTCTAAGTGCCGGGGTAGATGGACAGGCGCAGGCCGGGAATTTTCTAGGATATTTGAAATCCGTCGGCGGCTTGAAAAAAGACGATCTTGTACCAGTCCTCGATATGGAATGGGATGTGGGTACCTGTGCAGATGGAAGCAAGACTGCTGATCGCTGGGATTGTCCTGAAAATAAGGGGAAGGCCGGTGATGTTGCAGCGGCCTGGGTTGAGGCTGTCAAACAGTTCACAGGCAAGACGCCAGTGATCTATACTGCAAAATCCTGGTGGGATGTGCACGTCGGAAAAGACAAGAGACTACAGGACGTCGGTATTTGGATTGTCGATGTCAACTTGCAGCAGGACCGGAAGAAAGACCCAGTGTCTGTGGCGAAGCATCCCGTGCGGGCTTGGCAATTTACAAGCATCGCTACTGTCGAAAAGCAGGGATTCGATGCAAACAAGCTCTTGGATGCTGATTTCTCAAACATCTCGTTTGAGCAGGATGTACCCGTGTGGCCTGACGCAAATTGA
- a CDS encoding DUF4760 domain-containing protein produces MDIFELLGATISIGGTLASMIIALVALRFTQTFSAWRQEQRLAKTVDILTQYRDIRIFPIEVFAELTPEQFSSSHNELSTNIYRRKAIEYLNSMEFIALLINSKAIDEDICFKFMRPTTISSFSRLLSYILSAREHANNSDLYSEFEELARRWGGDR; encoded by the coding sequence ATGGATATTTTTGAACTTCTTGGCGCGACTATTTCCATTGGGGGAACCTTGGCGTCCATGATCATTGCGTTGGTAGCATTGAGATTTACGCAAACCTTTTCTGCATGGCGCCAGGAACAACGCCTCGCAAAGACCGTAGATATCCTTACTCAGTATCGCGATATTCGAATATTTCCAATAGAGGTTTTTGCCGAATTAACGCCCGAACAGTTTTCGAGCTCCCACAATGAATTATCAACAAATATTTATAGAAGAAAAGCCATCGAATATTTAAATTCTATGGAATTTATCGCTCTTTTGATAAACAGCAAAGCAATAGATGAAGATATATGCTTTAAATTTATGCGACCAACAACAATATCATCGTTTAGCAGACTGCTCTCTTATATACTTTCCGCCAGAGAACACGCAAATAATTCTGATTTATATTCTGAGTTTGAAGAACTTGCAAGAAGATGGGGCGGAGATCGGTGA
- a CDS encoding DUF6118 family protein — translation MTENTELEPEPKSPTEAFDDLRREVALMRKVIERMADDQRAAPDYSETLGIMADGLTVASTSLDWLTQRPIVNTTAEQIAQEMSKAGNQARAEDQRTIADAAKALKDTTYDLSAWIAGARKADDQDREVLRFSAVAAGAGAFVAIILTIGCLRLFPEHGAAWLLGKDRWEAGQQLMASANPEQWAAIQQAVNLERDNHQSIIDCQKNAERTGHDQRCRVTVKASASKN, via the coding sequence ATGACTGAGAATACAGAGCTTGAGCCGGAGCCAAAGTCGCCGACAGAGGCCTTCGATGACTTACGCCGCGAGGTAGCGTTGATGCGCAAAGTTATCGAGCGCATGGCCGACGACCAGCGCGCCGCGCCTGATTACAGCGAGACTTTGGGTATAATGGCAGATGGCCTGACAGTGGCGTCGACGTCATTGGACTGGCTGACACAGCGCCCCATCGTGAACACGACCGCTGAGCAAATCGCGCAAGAGATGAGCAAGGCCGGGAACCAGGCCCGGGCTGAAGACCAACGGACCATCGCGGATGCGGCTAAAGCCCTGAAGGACACGACTTATGATTTGTCGGCGTGGATTGCGGGCGCTCGAAAGGCCGACGACCAGGATCGAGAGGTTTTGCGGTTCAGCGCCGTTGCAGCGGGCGCGGGTGCTTTTGTTGCCATTATACTGACGATTGGATGCTTAAGGCTATTCCCCGAGCATGGCGCGGCTTGGCTTTTAGGTAAAGATCGATGGGAGGCTGGCCAGCAATTGATGGCATCTGCAAATCCTGAGCAGTGGGCGGCAATACAGCAAGCCGTCAACCTGGAACGCGACAACCATCAGTCAATCATTGATTGCCAAAAGAATGCTGAGCGTACAGGTCATGACCAGCGATGCCGTGTGACGGTGAAGGCATCGGCGAGTAAAAATTGA
- the traA gene encoding Ti-type conjugative transfer relaxase TraA, with the protein MAIYHLSVKVISRAAGSSAVAAAAYRSAGRLFDERLDRAQDFTNKTGVVHSEVMLPDNAPPEWSDRERLWNDVEAFEKRKDAQLSREVEFAIPREMNQSQGIDLARDFVEREFVEQGMIADLNVHWDIGADGQAKPHAHVMLTMREVSEDGFGPKVRDWNRVELVEHWRETWAEHVNQRLAELDIDARIDHRTLEEQGIDLEPQSKIGAAARRMESQGLEAERIEDHADIAYRNGERILGNPKIALDAITHTQATFTKRDLAMFVHRHSDGADQFNAVMTAVRQSPDLVELGNDGRGDERFTSRDMIETEQRLQRAADLMKAREHHRVSTASRDMVLGRAEARGFTLSGEQNAALAHVTKADGLSVVVGYAGTGKSAMLGIAREAWEDAGYTVRGAALSGIAAENLEAGSGIPSRTIASLEHQWGKGRELLTSRDVLVVDEAGMVGSRQMERVLSAAAEAGAKVVLVGDPEQLQAIEAGAAFRAIHERHGGVEITQVRRQHEDWQRDATRHLATGRTTQALHAYYDHGHVHEAETREDARQELVERWDKDRIDNPEASRLILTHTNDEVQVLNALARDRLKARGELGDDVEMKVERGDRTFAAGDRVLFLKNERGLDEHGGVKNGTLGTAEVVDVNRMSVRLDDGRSVAFDLKDYNAIDHGYAVTIHKSQGVTIDRVHVLATPGLDSHSSYVALSRHRYSVDLHYGRDDFDDLNRLSRTLSLERSKDMALDHDGAKAFAERRGITLRERVVEIIRQVPEKVRGMFDGLDLGQRSNTPQPKPTDYREDRDALRRSAIQRHAGAVRDIFRMHDKDLPVLPHQTTALKKAREGLSAFDKHAVHDLERVYSADPSMASEAASGRTNRSIQTLRLEAEIRADPVKRADRFVDDWTRTDAQRVGAERSGDTATANRLRDQMGAMAKTIERDPQMESHLRNRRSALGLSRSGSGWDMERSLSSELGASIGFAPSRGISIGM; encoded by the coding sequence ATGGCGATATATCATCTCTCCGTCAAAGTGATTTCCCGAGCGGCCGGATCCAGCGCCGTGGCGGCCGCCGCCTATCGATCGGCGGGCCGATTGTTTGACGAGCGGCTGGATCGCGCCCAGGACTTCACCAACAAGACCGGCGTCGTTCATTCCGAGGTCATGCTCCCCGACAACGCGCCGCCGGAATGGTCGGACCGTGAGCGGTTGTGGAATGACGTCGAAGCCTTCGAGAAACGCAAGGATGCCCAGCTCTCCCGTGAGGTCGAGTTTGCCATTCCGCGTGAGATGAACCAGTCACAAGGCATCGACCTGGCCCGCGACTTTGTCGAGCGTGAGTTTGTCGAACAGGGCATGATCGCCGACCTCAATGTGCATTGGGACATCGGCGCAGATGGCCAGGCCAAACCGCACGCCCACGTCATGCTGACCATGCGCGAGGTCAGCGAAGACGGCTTTGGACCCAAGGTGCGTGACTGGAACCGCGTTGAGCTGGTCGAGCACTGGCGTGAGACCTGGGCCGAGCATGTCAATCAGCGTCTTGCCGAGCTCGATATCGACGCCCGTATCGATCACCGTACACTCGAAGAGCAAGGCATCGACCTGGAGCCGCAAAGCAAGATCGGCGCAGCGGCACGCCGCATGGAAAGCCAAGGGCTTGAGGCCGAGCGCATCGAGGACCATGCCGATATCGCTTACCGCAATGGCGAGAGGATACTCGGCAACCCGAAGATTGCCTTGGACGCCATCACCCACACTCAGGCGACCTTCACCAAGCGTGACCTGGCCATGTTCGTGCACCGTCATTCCGACGGCGCCGATCAGTTCAACGCTGTCATGACCGCCGTACGGCAATCACCTGATCTGGTGGAATTGGGCAACGACGGGCGTGGCGATGAGCGCTTCACCAGCCGCGACATGATCGAGACCGAACAGCGTCTGCAACGGGCGGCGGACCTGATGAAGGCGCGCGAGCACCATCGCGTCTCAACAGCCAGCCGCGACATGGTGCTGGGGCGGGCCGAGGCGCGCGGGTTCACCCTATCAGGTGAACAGAATGCCGCATTGGCGCATGTCACAAAGGCCGACGGTCTTAGTGTCGTTGTCGGCTATGCCGGCACCGGCAAGAGCGCCATGTTGGGCATAGCAAGAGAGGCGTGGGAGGACGCCGGCTACACGGTCAGAGGGGCCGCCTTGTCCGGCATTGCCGCCGAGAACCTTGAGGCAGGTTCCGGCATTCCATCCCGCACCATCGCCAGCCTGGAGCATCAATGGGGCAAGGGCCGTGAGCTACTGACGTCGCGCGATGTCCTGGTGGTCGACGAAGCCGGCATGGTCGGCAGCCGCCAGATGGAACGCGTGCTGTCGGCCGCCGCCGAGGCCGGTGCTAAGGTCGTGCTGGTCGGTGATCCGGAACAGCTGCAAGCGATTGAAGCCGGCGCCGCTTTCCGCGCGATCCATGAGCGCCACGGCGGTGTTGAGATCACGCAGGTGCGCCGTCAGCACGAAGACTGGCAGCGCGACGCCACCCGCCATCTCGCCACGGGCCGGACGACGCAAGCTCTGCATGCCTATTATGATCACGGCCATGTCCATGAGGCGGAAACGCGCGAGGATGCCAGGCAGGAGCTGGTCGAGCGCTGGGACAAGGATCGGATTGATAACCCCGAAGCCTCACGGCTGATCCTCACGCACACCAATGACGAGGTGCAGGTCTTGAACGCCCTGGCGCGTGATCGGCTGAAAGCCAGAGGTGAATTAGGCGATGATGTAGAGATGAAGGTCGAGCGCGGCGATCGCACCTTTGCAGCCGGAGACCGAGTTCTGTTCCTCAAGAACGAACGCGGGCTTGATGAGCATGGTGGCGTCAAGAACGGCACCTTGGGGACGGCGGAAGTTGTTGATGTAAACCGAATGTCTGTGCGCCTCGACGATGGCCGGTCGGTAGCGTTTGATCTGAAGGACTACAACGCCATCGACCACGGCTACGCCGTCACCATCCACAAGTCCCAGGGCGTGACCATCGACCGTGTGCATGTCCTGGCGACACCGGGGCTTGATAGCCATTCGAGTTATGTCGCCCTCTCCCGCCATCGTTACAGTGTCGACCTGCACTATGGCCGCGACGACTTCGACGATCTGAACCGGCTTAGCCGTACCCTGTCGCTTGAGCGCTCGAAAGATATGGCACTGGACCACGACGGGGCCAAGGCCTTCGCTGAACGACGCGGCATAACTTTGCGCGAACGTGTGGTCGAGATCATCCGCCAGGTGCCGGAGAAGGTGCGCGGCATGTTTGATGGCCTGGACCTAGGGCAACGATCCAACACACCGCAACCAAAGCCGACCGATTACCGGGAAGACCGCGATGCTTTGCGCCGCAGCGCCATCCAGCGCCATGCCGGGGCGGTGCGCGATATCTTCCGTATGCACGACAAAGACCTGCCAGTTCTGCCACACCAGACCACGGCCCTTAAGAAGGCCCGTGAGGGATTGAGCGCCTTCGACAAGCACGCCGTCCACGACTTAGAGCGGGTCTATAGCGCTGATCCCTCCATGGCCAGCGAGGCCGCAAGCGGACGCACAAATCGATCCATCCAAACCCTGCGGTTGGAAGCGGAGATTAGGGCAGATCCGGTGAAACGCGCGGATCGCTTCGTCGATGACTGGACGCGGACGGATGCGCAACGGGTCGGTGCGGAACGGTCGGGCGACACCGCTACGGCCAACCGCCTGCGCGATCAGATGGGCGCCATGGCCAAGACCATAGAGCGCGATCCACAGATGGAGTCGCACCTGCGCAACCGCCGATCGGCCCTGGGCCTCAGTCGTAGCGGCTCCGGATGGGACATGGAGCGGAGCCTGTCGAGTGAGCTTGGCGCCAGCATCGGGTTTGCGCCTTCACGCGGCATCAGCATTGGCATGTAG
- a CDS encoding conjugal transfer protein TraD — translation MRKPRDFDAELKALNDRARTLKDRKVKQLGELVIATGADALDIDTLAGGLLAMVKDIKAERKEGLRKTGAAFFRGGGPEESGRGTEANPAATAEADGLTQPFELKAGEN, via the coding sequence ATGCGTAAACCAAGGGACTTCGACGCGGAACTGAAGGCACTGAATGATCGCGCCAGAACGTTGAAGGACAGAAAGGTAAAACAACTGGGCGAGCTGGTCATCGCGACCGGTGCCGACGCGCTCGACATCGACACACTGGCGGGCGGATTGCTGGCCATGGTGAAAGACATCAAGGCTGAACGGAAGGAGGGATTGCGCAAAACCGGGGCGGCATTTTTTCGGGGAGGGGGACCGGAAGAATCTGGGAGAGGGACTGAAGCGAACCCTGCGGCGACAGCAGAAGCTGACGGCCTTACGCAACCGTTTGAACTTAAAGCAGGCGAGAACTGA
- a CDS encoding conjugal transfer protein TraD, with the protein MKRRERTRHLIELGGLVIKAKLDDLTMDDRTVLYGAFLTLATKLKSGEGAANIEVWRKTGKRAFDTEAEEIAARAGDAHRRYERRRR; encoded by the coding sequence ATGAAGCGACGCGAACGGACCCGTCATCTGATCGAGCTCGGTGGCTTGGTCATCAAGGCGAAGCTCGACGATCTGACCATGGATGATCGCACGGTTCTGTACGGAGCGTTCCTCACCCTGGCCACGAAGCTCAAGAGCGGGGAGGGGGCAGCCAATATCGAGGTTTGGCGCAAAACGGGAAAGCGAGCCTTTGACACCGAGGCGGAAGAGATTGCGGCGAGGGCAGGTGACGCGCATCGGCGTTATGAGCGGCGTCGACGGTGA
- a CDS encoding HEPN domain-containing protein, translated as MNTDKLDHLPDTKRRELERVVKILFDEFEDATKTALSAKRKAGRILKVILFGSYARGDWVEDRLSGYRSDYDLLVVVNGQDFTDLHTYWDKADQHFIQELTVTQHIKTPVNFIVHSLDDVNDQLARGRPFFSDIARDGILLYDAPGHLLAKPKPLTPTEIKVEAKAYYDQWIHKAGYNFQLANYSLADDELKHAAFLLHQTVEALYHCLLLTMTLYSPKSHRISVLRSQAENLDDHLRGIWPSESRLHRQAFDRLRRAYVEARYSSDYQVTDEELNWLVERVSMLQEAVKVACKRHFAGLDTQPSQLNSSHLK; from the coding sequence ATGAACACCGACAAACTCGATCACCTGCCGGATACCAAACGACGCGAACTCGAACGCGTGGTGAAGATCCTGTTCGACGAGTTTGAGGATGCGACCAAGACGGCGCTGTCCGCAAAGCGCAAGGCCGGGCGCATCCTCAAGGTCATTCTGTTCGGTTCCTATGCCCGTGGCGACTGGGTCGAAGATCGCCTCAGCGGCTACCGGTCTGATTACGACCTGTTGGTGGTGGTCAATGGCCAGGACTTCACCGACCTGCATACCTACTGGGACAAGGCTGATCAGCACTTCATCCAGGAACTGACCGTCACCCAGCATATCAAGACGCCGGTGAACTTTATAGTCCACAGCCTCGATGACGTGAATGATCAGTTGGCCAGAGGCCGACCGTTTTTCTCGGATATCGCCCGCGATGGCATCCTGCTTTACGACGCGCCGGGACATCTGTTAGCCAAGCCTAAGCCACTGACGCCGACGGAAATAAAAGTAGAGGCAAAGGCATACTATGACCAGTGGATACATAAAGCGGGGTACAATTTCCAGCTAGCCAATTACAGCTTAGCCGACGATGAATTGAAGCATGCTGCCTTTCTTCTTCACCAAACGGTAGAGGCACTTTACCACTGCCTGCTTCTCACAATGACTTTGTATAGTCCCAAGAGCCACCGCATCTCTGTCCTTCGCTCTCAAGCGGAAAATCTCGACGACCATCTGAGAGGCATATGGCCGTCCGAAAGCCGCCTCCATCGCCAGGCGTTCGATCGACTGCGCAGGGCTTACGTTGAGGCCAGGTATTCTTCCGACTACCAGGTCACCGATGAAGAGTTGAACTGGCTGGTGGAGCGTGTGTCGATGCTTCAGGAAGCGGTCAAAGTTGCCTGTAAGCGACATTTTGCCGGGCTGGACACTCAGCCTTCACAGCTAAACTCAAGCCATTTGAAGTAA
- a CDS encoding AlpA family phage regulatory protein encodes MSQADRIIRLKTVLDRTGLSRSSLYRKITEGTFPQQLKISVHGAGWHELSVNRWILDPVGWHDLQELGK; translated from the coding sequence ATGTCCCAAGCCGACCGTATAATACGATTGAAAACCGTTCTGGACCGCACGGGTCTCAGTCGTTCGAGCCTCTATCGCAAGATCACAGAGGGAACATTTCCGCAGCAACTGAAGATTAGCGTCCATGGGGCCGGTTGGCATGAATTGAGCGTCAATCGCTGGATCTTGGACCCGGTTGGCTGGCATGATCTCCAGGAGCTCGGAAAATGA